One Maribacter cobaltidurans genomic window carries:
- a CDS encoding alpha/beta hydrolase — MLHQFKFAILGMLSLFAISAFAQDGTIYPLDAPSEPNAIPLNTGGVDDQPASESWFKQWGDPMARNITKATLTPFLPEPGKANGAAVIVAPGGGFRWLSMGNEGWEVAEALAKQGYAAFVLKYRLYPTAESLDDFTAWMNRPRPPAPAPAENSSEKKEEAPAPPVQRDLSNQLEDAEAAYAMIVDRAKEWGVDTNRIGMIGFSAGAGLTMHSTLNSKTMKLAFIGPIYGGMGPVEVPKNAPPMFNVIASDDFLFRGQFGIIDSWFKAGIPVEFHLYQNGGHGFGLGNPNRTSNRWFDAFIHWLDVNGFQSEMTAEK; from the coding sequence ATGTTACACCAATTTAAATTCGCAATTCTAGGCATGCTATCGCTCTTTGCCATATCAGCCTTCGCACAAGATGGAACCATTTATCCACTTGATGCTCCTTCGGAGCCAAATGCCATTCCACTCAACACAGGTGGTGTGGATGACCAACCCGCATCAGAATCTTGGTTCAAACAATGGGGCGACCCCATGGCAAGAAATATAACAAAAGCCACTTTGACCCCTTTTCTTCCAGAACCAGGCAAAGCGAACGGAGCAGCGGTAATTGTAGCACCTGGTGGTGGTTTTAGATGGCTTTCCATGGGTAACGAAGGATGGGAAGTAGCGGAGGCACTTGCAAAACAGGGTTACGCTGCATTTGTACTTAAATATCGTCTATACCCTACAGCAGAATCGCTTGATGATTTTACGGCTTGGATGAACCGTCCACGTCCTCCTGCGCCTGCGCCAGCTGAAAACTCGAGTGAAAAAAAGGAAGAAGCACCTGCACCTCCTGTACAAAGGGACCTTTCCAACCAACTTGAGGATGCGGAGGCTGCATACGCCATGATTGTAGATCGTGCTAAGGAGTGGGGCGTTGACACCAATAGAATAGGGATGATAGGATTTTCAGCAGGGGCCGGACTTACTATGCACTCAACGCTTAATTCAAAAACTATGAAATTAGCTTTTATAGGCCCAATTTATGGTGGTATGGGACCTGTTGAGGTACCTAAGAATGCCCCACCAATGTTCAATGTAATAGCTAGTGATGACTTCCTTTTTAGGGGTCAGTTTGGGATTATTGATTCATGGTTTAAGGCTGGGATTCCTGTGGAATTCCATCTCTATCAAAATGGTGGACATGGATTTGGCCTAGGAAACCCGAACCGTACAAGCAATCGTTGGTTCGATGCCTTTATACATTGGTTGGACGTCAATGGTTTTCAATCGGAAATGACAGCGGAAAAATAA
- a CDS encoding site-specific integrase, with translation MSSNAKIVLRKKPNKEGLYPLAIRITKNRRSTYQYIGHYIELEDWDEKNIRVKKSHINFKKLNNLLSSKLSELNNALITLQSKHKDASANQIKKEIYSSGINATFFELAQEHLDDLESTEKLNRLSTDKAWLSFIIKYHNSKQLSFQEIDERFLKKLMLTLKVKYSLSETSIMNILVFVRLLFNRAIKYKIVSRELYPFGGDKIKIKFPETTKVGLNILEIQQIENLINLKPSEEHTRNVWLFSFNFAGMRVSDVLRTKWSDIYDNRLHYRMHKNAKLLSLKIPEKVLKILDQYKDDKRNDDDFVFPELKKANLDDAKDIYNKRKTATKKFNDNLKSISKKAKINKHITMHIARHSFGNIAGDAIHPLMLQKLYRHSDLKTTLNYQANFIHKEADDALDSVVNF, from the coding sequence ATGTCATCAAACGCAAAAATAGTTCTTCGCAAAAAGCCTAATAAAGAAGGCTTGTATCCTCTTGCTATACGTATCACAAAAAATCGTCGCTCAACATACCAATATATAGGTCACTATATTGAATTGGAAGATTGGGATGAAAAGAATATTCGGGTTAAGAAATCACACATAAATTTCAAAAAATTGAACAATTTGTTATCTTCGAAACTTTCTGAACTAAACAATGCCCTTATTACGCTCCAATCCAAACATAAGGATGCTTCTGCCAATCAAATTAAGAAGGAAATATATTCCTCTGGCATCAATGCTACATTCTTTGAATTAGCACAAGAGCATCTTGACGATTTAGAAAGTACAGAAAAGCTAAATCGTTTATCTACTGATAAAGCGTGGTTGAGCTTTATTATAAAATATCACAATTCGAAGCAACTGTCTTTTCAAGAAATTGATGAACGTTTTCTTAAAAAACTGATGTTAACTTTAAAAGTTAAGTACTCTCTATCAGAAACCTCAATAATGAACATTTTGGTATTTGTAAGACTATTATTTAATAGAGCAATCAAATACAAAATTGTAAGCAGAGAATTATATCCGTTCGGCGGCGATAAAATCAAAATCAAATTTCCTGAAACCACCAAAGTAGGGCTAAATATTTTAGAGATTCAACAAATTGAAAATTTGATAAACCTTAAACCTTCTGAAGAACATACTAGAAATGTCTGGCTTTTTAGTTTCAATTTTGCAGGTATGCGGGTATCTGATGTTTTACGAACCAAATGGTCGGACATTTATGATAACAGGCTGCATTATAGAATGCATAAAAACGCAAAGCTTCTATCATTAAAAATTCCAGAAAAAGTACTAAAGATTCTAGACCAATATAAAGACGATAAAAGAAATGATGATGATTTTGTTTTCCCTGAATTGAAAAAAGCCAATCTAGATGATGCTAAAGATATTTACAATAAGAGGAAAACAGCTACTAAAAAGTTTAATGACAATTTAAAATCAATCTCTAAAAAGGCTAAAATTAATAAGCATATAACTATGCACATAGCGCGTCATAGCTTTGGAAATATCGCTGGGGATGCAATACATCCGTTAATGCTTCAAAAGCTATATCGTCATAGCGATTTGAAAACTACATTGAACTATCAGGCAAATTTCATTCATAAAGAAGCCGATGATGCTTTGGATAGTGTTGTGAATTTCTAG
- a CDS encoding HYC_CC_PP family protein: MKQIFYKISSLLIAIVVLLSTMSYTINSHYCGGILVDSAIFTKVGTCGMEMENRSTEGCSITKKDCCNDEQISFDGQDELQLSFNTLAFNQQIFVASFVYSYINLFEGLKETISLYRDYAPPLVVRQIYKIDETYLI, from the coding sequence ATGAAACAAATATTTTATAAAATATCATCCCTTTTAATAGCTATTGTAGTATTGCTTTCTACAATGTCGTATACCATAAATTCGCACTATTGTGGTGGTATTTTGGTTGATTCTGCAATTTTTACAAAGGTAGGTACTTGTGGAATGGAAATGGAAAATCGTTCAACTGAGGGTTGTTCCATTACTAAAAAGGATTGCTGCAATGACGAACAAATAAGTTTTGACGGTCAAGATGAATTACAATTATCTTTTAATACACTTGCTTTCAACCAACAAATATTTGTTGCATCATTTGTTTACAGTTATATAAATCTTTTTGAAGGTTTAAAGGAAACAATATCCTTATATAGAGATTACGCTCCCCCACTGGTCGTCAGGCAAATCTACAAAATTGACGAGACTTATTTAATTTGA
- a CDS encoding AraC family transcriptional regulator encodes MITQEFKIKGMICSRCLKVLNNELNATGAKVLDIQLGKVVINYRPEKINRSIIEHIIVGNEFEIITSDNEILGEQTKRWIINYIYNSDLNTKLSSYLNSHINKSYSFISDNFSKIFEYTVERYALTIKIERAKELIEMGELNFTEIAYCLGYQNLSALSRQFKQETGDTMKKYKEKRGVRTPLDKIR; translated from the coding sequence ATGATAACACAAGAGTTTAAAATAAAAGGTATGATTTGTAGCCGTTGTTTAAAAGTTTTAAATAATGAGCTGAACGCGACAGGAGCCAAGGTATTAGATATTCAATTAGGGAAAGTTGTAATCAATTATAGACCTGAAAAAATAAATCGTTCAATTATCGAGCACATAATTGTTGGGAATGAATTTGAAATAATAACAAGCGATAATGAAATCCTTGGAGAGCAAACAAAGAGATGGATCATAAATTATATATATAATTCCGATTTGAACACAAAACTTTCCTCATACCTAAATTCTCATATTAATAAAAGTTACAGTTTTATTAGCGATAATTTTTCAAAAATATTTGAATATACTGTTGAGCGTTATGCTTTAACAATAAAAATAGAAAGAGCAAAAGAGCTTATTGAAATGGGTGAGCTAAATTTTACAGAAATAGCATATTGTTTAGGGTACCAAAACCTTTCTGCTCTATCACGCCAATTTAAACAGGAAACTGGTGATACAATGAAAAAATATAAGGAAAAACGAGGAGTCAGAACTCCCTTAGATAAAATAAGATAA
- a CDS encoding AlbA family DNA-binding domain-containing protein: MIIKKTKIVKVLSSHILFGLLVFYFILHPLTMAIYGFECAQEKYTFNELLSMMGVILSKTFSFEMLPMSYIFIVVGIIFGLISGLYWFNILHKKVINQRQHRILNADALILIKNGENNYVEFKSSIRYDFLKKTTNRDLELVIAKTIVGFMNAQGGKLIIGVEDNMDIIGLQKDMNTLKHKNPDGYERKVYEIIATYIGAEFSSLCQVDFHKINDEFICIIRINNSKEPVYMSVSNKTTFYLRTGNSTNPLTVRETVKYLKIRKHE; encoded by the coding sequence ATGATTATAAAAAAAACAAAAATAGTTAAAGTGTTATCAAGCCATATATTATTTGGCCTACTTGTTTTTTATTTCATCCTGCATCCTTTAACCATGGCTATCTATGGTTTTGAATGCGCACAAGAAAAATATACATTCAATGAACTATTAAGTATGATGGGAGTAATTTTATCAAAGACATTTTCCTTTGAAATGCTTCCAATGTCATATATATTTATTGTGGTTGGGATAATTTTTGGCTTAATCTCAGGTCTATACTGGTTTAATATCCTCCATAAAAAGGTCATCAATCAGAGACAACACCGCATTTTAAATGCTGATGCTTTAATTCTCATTAAAAATGGCGAAAATAATTATGTTGAATTCAAATCATCCATAAGGTATGATTTTCTCAAAAAAACAACTAATAGGGATTTAGAGCTAGTGATTGCAAAAACCATAGTTGGTTTTATGAATGCTCAAGGAGGTAAGTTAATTATAGGTGTTGAGGATAATATGGATATTATTGGTTTACAAAAAGATATGAACACTTTAAAGCATAAAAATCCAGATGGTTACGAGCGTAAGGTCTATGAAATAATAGCTACCTATATTGGCGCTGAATTTAGCAGTTTGTGCCAAGTTGATTTTCATAAGATTAATGATGAATTTATATGCATCATACGCATAAATAATTCTAAAGAACCTGTTTACATGTCCGTTTCAAATAAAACCACTTTTTATTTAAGAACCGGCAATTCAACCAACCCACTTACAGTAAGGGAAACCGTTAAATATTTAAAAATTAGAAAACATGAATAA
- a CDS encoding carbonic anhydrase, giving the protein MNKLLSITTLISLVLISCNNSNKNKKSENTDKELSKQKTTEQWSYSGESGPEFWTQLEKESDCGGQYQSPININTTNSELITNDIKVSDFHYEKATDIQSVKNNGHTIKYNFTSNENTMAYDGGKYLLKQFHFHSPSEHTINGIRYPLELHMVHYDNDSGEYLVFAIMAQQGDPSKTFEFLGQFLPLKQGETKTVNKSQQLSYALNESIDGALYNYRGSLTTPPCTEKVNWFVLEKPISVSEEQIKMLSISMPINNYRDIQPLNDRKINKIMPLATN; this is encoded by the coding sequence ATGAATAAATTACTATCCATCACCACATTGATAAGTTTAGTTTTAATCTCATGCAATAATTCCAATAAAAACAAAAAGAGTGAAAATACTGATAAAGAATTGTCAAAACAAAAAACTACTGAACAGTGGAGCTATTCAGGTGAATCTGGACCCGAATTTTGGACTCAGCTAGAAAAGGAATCAGATTGCGGTGGTCAATATCAATCTCCAATAAATATTAATACTACTAACTCTGAACTAATTACCAATGATATTAAAGTTTCTGATTTTCATTATGAAAAAGCAACGGATATTCAGTCCGTTAAAAATAATGGACATACAATTAAATACAACTTTACTTCCAATGAAAACACGATGGCCTATGATGGTGGAAAATATTTGTTAAAACAATTTCATTTTCATTCGCCTTCTGAGCATACTATTAATGGAATTCGCTATCCCTTAGAGCTACATATGGTACATTATGATAATGATAGTGGCGAATATTTGGTATTTGCAATAATGGCACAACAAGGTGATCCCAGCAAAACTTTTGAGTTTTTAGGACAGTTCCTTCCTTTAAAACAAGGAGAAACAAAGACCGTAAATAAATCTCAACAATTAAGTTATGCACTAAATGAAAGTATTGATGGCGCACTATATAATTATAGAGGTTCATTAACAACACCTCCTTGCACAGAAAAGGTTAATTGGTTTGTATTGGAAAAACCCATTAGTGTTTCTGAAGAGCAAATAAAAATGCTAAGTATTTCTATGCCAATAAACAATTATCGTGATATACAACCCTTGAATGATCGAAAAATTAATAAAATAATGCCTTTAGCGACAAACTAA
- a CDS encoding multicopper oxidase domain-containing protein has translation MRTLLLTLFLSAGLIGQAQTDEMSVEGNVENLPVHEYTLTIDQQIVNKAGKDVVGMTINGQIPGPTLEFIEGEYAIIHVKNNMDVETSIHWHGLLLPNFYDGVPYITTPPIEPGETFTYEFSIKQNGTYWYHSHTGLQEQSGVYGSIVIQPKEKTLDYDKELVVMLSDWTNEKPKTVLRYLKRGSEWFNIRKGTSTPLNQVIARGALGAQLKFWKQRMNSADIADIYYPAFLINGEQTSEHPEFKPGDKVRLRVIDGGASTSFWMTFGGEDPILIAADGKDVVPVKHNKTFIGIAETYDYIVTIPQDGKIEFKITAQDGSGTASTFLGSGKIYPAPEVPKPDKIALMQKIAKMKMRMGAPALKYRPNIDEPYKMAENWGMKGEKSMGKMSNMPMDNKVEKPANGMENMNMNMKEGKMDMNKETKMSPMKGMNAFSEYNYDYLKSPNKTSYDKDVPVKEILLNLTGNMQRYIWSLNGIPLSEADKIKIEGDQVTRITFNNLTMMHHPMHLHGHFFRVINENGEYSPLKHTVNVPPMSKITIEFYGNEYGDWFFHCHILYHLEAGMARVVSYGTPRDSRMKEFPASTAVAETDKFYTWGIVDAASNLGRINLVSSNIRNQFNLGAEFGWNKNMEAEFTYQRYLYDYLSVFGGVNIENATPDSYDSFNTTAVAGIRFLTPYLFSLDARIDSQLRPRIGVGRSIMLFKKFLAFGYYEYTFDFGWVNTLPNNNNFSGESLWSAGAEYMLSRDFSLMASYDSRFGGGAGLSVRF, from the coding sequence ATGAGAACACTATTATTAACGCTATTTCTAAGTGCAGGACTTATTGGACAAGCACAAACCGATGAAATGTCTGTAGAAGGAAATGTTGAAAATCTTCCTGTACATGAATATACATTGACCATCGATCAACAGATTGTAAATAAAGCAGGGAAAGATGTTGTGGGCATGACCATTAATGGTCAAATACCTGGCCCTACCCTAGAATTTATTGAAGGTGAATATGCCATAATCCATGTGAAAAATAATATGGATGTTGAAACCTCTATTCACTGGCATGGATTATTATTGCCAAACTTCTATGATGGAGTACCTTATATAACTACTCCACCAATTGAGCCGGGAGAAACGTTTACCTATGAGTTCTCAATTAAACAAAATGGAACTTATTGGTATCATTCTCATACCGGTTTACAGGAACAAAGTGGGGTTTATGGGTCTATAGTTATACAACCTAAAGAAAAAACATTAGACTATGATAAGGAATTGGTTGTAATGTTATCTGATTGGACCAATGAAAAACCTAAAACCGTCCTGCGCTATTTAAAGAGAGGGTCTGAGTGGTTTAATATAAGAAAAGGAACTTCTACACCTTTAAATCAAGTAATTGCCAGAGGGGCATTGGGTGCTCAGCTAAAATTTTGGAAACAGCGCATGAATAGTGCAGATATAGCTGACATTTATTATCCTGCGTTTCTAATTAACGGTGAGCAAACCTCTGAACACCCAGAGTTTAAACCTGGAGATAAAGTACGTTTACGTGTTATTGATGGTGGAGCTTCAACTTCGTTTTGGATGACTTTTGGCGGTGAAGACCCTATTTTGATAGCAGCAGATGGAAAAGATGTAGTGCCAGTTAAGCATAACAAGACCTTCATAGGTATTGCTGAAACTTATGATTATATAGTAACCATACCACAAGATGGAAAAATAGAATTCAAAATCACGGCGCAAGATGGGTCTGGTACAGCATCGACTTTTCTTGGAAGTGGAAAAATCTATCCAGCCCCAGAAGTTCCAAAACCAGATAAAATTGCCTTAATGCAAAAGATTGCCAAAATGAAAATGAGAATGGGCGCACCAGCATTAAAATATAGACCAAACATTGATGAACCTTATAAAATGGCAGAAAATTGGGGAATGAAGGGCGAAAAATCTATGGGGAAAATGAGCAATATGCCTATGGATAATAAAGTAGAAAAACCTGCTAATGGCATGGAGAATATGAATATGAATATGAAGGAAGGTAAAATGGATATGAATAAAGAAACAAAAATGAGTCCCATGAAAGGGATGAATGCTTTTTCAGAATATAATTATGACTATTTAAAATCCCCCAACAAAACCTCATACGATAAGGATGTGCCTGTTAAAGAAATTTTGCTGAATCTTACTGGGAATATGCAACGTTATATCTGGAGTTTAAACGGAATACCACTATCAGAGGCAGATAAAATTAAGATTGAAGGCGATCAAGTAACTCGTATTACATTTAATAATCTTACTATGATGCATCACCCTATGCACTTACACGGTCACTTTTTTAGGGTTATTAATGAGAATGGGGAATATTCCCCTTTAAAACATACGGTAAATGTACCGCCAATGTCTAAGATTACCATAGAGTTTTATGGTAATGAATATGGAGACTGGTTTTTTCATTGTCATATATTATACCATCTTGAAGCAGGAATGGCTCGTGTCGTAAGTTATGGGACACCAAGAGACAGCCGAATGAAGGAATTTCCGGCGTCTACTGCCGTTGCCGAAACTGATAAATTTTATACTTGGGGCATTGTAGATGCTGCATCAAATTTAGGGCGTATCAACTTAGTTAGTTCTAATATTCGAAATCAATTTAACCTAGGTGCGGAGTTTGGTTGGAACAAAAATATGGAGGCAGAATTTACGTATCAAAGATACCTTTATGACTATCTAAGTGTTTTTGGTGGTGTTAATATAGAAAATGCAACACCTGATAGCTATGATAGTTTTAATACAACTGCTGTGGCAGGAATCCGTTTTTTAACTCCATATCTATTTTCTCTAGATGCTAGAATAGATAGTCAATTACGTCCTAGAATTGGTGTTGGGAGGAGTATTATGTTATTTAAAAAGTTTTTGGCTTTTGGGTACTATGAGTATACTTTTGATTTTGGATGGGTAAATACCTTGCCCAATAATAATAATTTTAGTGGTGAGTCTTTATGGAGCGCTGGTGCGGAGTATATGTTGTCTAGAGATTTTTCTTTAATGGCGAGTTACGATAGTCGTTTTGGAGGAGGAGCTGGCTTGTCTGTCCGATTTTAA
- a CDS encoding APC family permease codes for MKKPKKENPIKENNKLSLIGSISLGTGVMIGAGIFVLMGQIAELVGDLFPIAFIAGAIVVGFSSYSYVKFSNAYPSSGGVVKFFNRAYGPGTTTGVFSLLMYVSMVVSESLVAGTFGAYTLRLFPESFAGYASILGILLLVTAYILNILGNKVIGTTATFTAIIKVAGIALLAIAGLIISGIADITGNYIPNNSEALPRGFSFVAALALSILAYKGFTTITNQGGDIKNPHKNLGRSIVYSILICTVIYVALALSVAGGLSIPEIIKAKDYALAAAAKPVFGDWGLWITIAIAIVATFSGVLASMFSASRLLGMLSNMKQVPSLKKLGNFKNPALIFTASLAILLTALFDLTRIASIGAIFYLIMDIAIHWGLFRHLKKDVKFQPIIPLIAIVMDIAVLVAFLYLKYLNDPMVLIVAAIGIILIFVAERLFMKSHTDNEGNMEMGMETTKSKN; via the coding sequence ATGAAAAAACCTAAAAAAGAGAATCCCATAAAAGAAAATAACAAACTGTCCCTAATCGGTTCTATATCTCTAGGCACAGGTGTAATGATTGGTGCCGGAATATTTGTGCTTATGGGCCAGATAGCTGAGTTGGTTGGAGATTTATTCCCAATTGCCTTTATTGCTGGTGCCATTGTGGTAGGGTTCAGTTCATATTCTTATGTAAAGTTCTCTAACGCATATCCATCCTCTGGAGGTGTTGTTAAATTCTTCAATAGAGCGTATGGCCCAGGAACGACAACGGGTGTCTTTTCCCTGTTGATGTATGTTTCAATGGTGGTTTCAGAAAGTTTAGTGGCCGGTACTTTTGGAGCTTACACGCTTCGGCTATTTCCCGAAAGTTTTGCCGGCTATGCATCCATTCTCGGTATTCTACTTTTGGTAACTGCCTATATATTGAATATTTTAGGTAATAAAGTTATTGGAACAACAGCAACCTTTACAGCAATTATTAAGGTTGCTGGTATTGCGTTGCTAGCCATTGCAGGCCTAATAATTTCTGGGATTGCAGATATTACTGGGAATTATATTCCTAATAATTCCGAAGCGTTGCCACGAGGATTCAGCTTTGTAGCTGCGTTGGCATTATCAATCCTTGCTTATAAAGGATTCACAACAATAACCAATCAAGGTGGAGATATTAAAAACCCTCATAAAAACCTTGGTAGATCCATTGTATATTCTATTCTTATCTGTACTGTTATATATGTGGCATTGGCACTTTCTGTTGCAGGAGGTTTAAGCATCCCTGAAATAATCAAGGCAAAAGATTATGCCTTGGCAGCGGCAGCAAAACCTGTCTTTGGAGATTGGGGTTTATGGATTACCATAGCCATAGCAATTGTTGCGACCTTTTCAGGCGTTTTAGCGAGTATGTTTTCAGCATCTCGTTTATTGGGAATGTTAAGCAATATGAAACAAGTGCCATCCTTAAAAAAACTAGGAAACTTTAAGAATCCTGCTCTCATATTTACAGCCTCTCTTGCCATATTACTGACTGCCTTGTTTGATTTAACGAGGATTGCTTCTATAGGAGCTATTTTTTACCTTATAATGGATATAGCCATTCATTGGGGGCTTTTCCGCCACTTAAAAAAGGATGTGAAATTTCAACCTATCATTCCGTTAATAGCCATTGTAATGGATATAGCCGTACTCGTTGCCTTTCTATATTTAAAATATCTCAACGATCCGATGGTGCTTATAGTTGCAGCAATTGGAATTATATTAATATTTGTTGCGGAACGTCTTTTTATGAAGTCGCATACAGATAATGAAGGTAATATGGAAATGGGAATGGAAACCACCAAATCAAAGAACTAA
- a CDS encoding heme-binding domain-containing protein produces the protein MKIFKRIAIVLLIVLVGIQFVPTMRNQSDTIPRTDFMLVNDVPETIQKKLQVSCYDCHSNNTQYPWYNKVQPVTWFLEGHIKEGKAELNFNEWDSLSNRRKKSKLRSIIKQIESGEMPLDSYTLIHKDAKFSKEETNEIINFITQLKDNL, from the coding sequence ATGAAGATTTTTAAAAGAATTGCCATTGTGTTATTAATTGTACTTGTGGGCATCCAATTTGTACCCACAATGCGCAATCAAAGTGACACGATACCAAGAACCGATTTCATGCTGGTAAATGATGTACCAGAAACAATTCAAAAAAAGTTACAAGTATCCTGCTATGATTGCCATAGTAATAACACCCAATACCCTTGGTATAATAAAGTACAACCTGTTACTTGGTTTTTAGAAGGTCACATTAAAGAAGGGAAAGCTGAACTTAATTTTAACGAATGGGATTCATTATCAAACCGAAGAAAGAAAAGTAAACTTCGATCAATTATTAAACAAATAGAAAGCGGAGAAATGCCTTTGGATTCTTACACCTTAATTCACAAAGACGCAAAGTTTTCAAAGGAAGAAACGAATGAAATAATCAATTTTATCACACAATTAAAGGATAATTTATAA
- a CDS encoding ion channel, with the protein MGKEKDIETTTAFYGQLFYGSKYVLLVLLIASVVELYAIPSLDASYVTIIILVLTLIKIGFIIALSFNQLMKIIAQSHLLSHVLVLFGYLIVLVIFSFAIDFTVLQFLDATHFKVNNSIGNNGLSVFFDLSYFSLITFSSVGFGDIVPITVPAKILVTLEVLLRFFVLVFGIANVNRIRVNK; encoded by the coding sequence ATGGGTAAAGAAAAAGACATAGAAACTACAACTGCGTTTTATGGGCAGCTATTCTATGGTTCAAAGTATGTACTATTAGTGCTGCTTATCGCTTCGGTAGTCGAACTGTATGCTATACCTAGTCTTGATGCGTCTTACGTTACAATTATAATTTTAGTTTTAACATTGATTAAAATTGGGTTTATTATAGCCTTGTCCTTTAATCAGTTGATGAAAATAATTGCTCAAAGTCATCTCTTGAGCCACGTATTGGTGCTGTTCGGATATTTGATTGTGTTGGTTATTTTCTCGTTTGCAATAGATTTTACTGTATTACAATTTTTGGACGCTACTCATTTTAAAGTCAACAATAGCATTGGAAATAATGGACTCTCGGTATTTTTCGATTTATCCTATTTCAGCCTTATTACATTTTCATCTGTAGGATTTGGAGATATAGTTCCAATAACGGTTCCAGCTAAAATTTTAGTAACACTTGAGGTATTACTTAGATTTTTCGTGTTGGTTTTTGGTATCGCAAATGTGAATAGAATCAGAGTAAATAAATAA
- a CDS encoding DUF4440 domain-containing protein, giving the protein MDTEELAVIEVMKSYKDAIQNLTTDGTFELFTEDATIFEQGKVEGTYKEYINGHLGPELGHFKSFTFSDYKINANVNLPHAYTTENYLYKIVLKGDKAKGTEERTIKSKGWSLPISAKLQRAETKVSCGCFSFINFKS; this is encoded by the coding sequence TTGGATACAGAAGAACTAGCGGTCATAGAAGTAATGAAGTCGTATAAAGATGCCATTCAAAACCTGACTACAGACGGTACTTTCGAACTTTTTACGGAGGATGCTACTATTTTTGAACAAGGTAAAGTAGAGGGCACTTATAAAGAGTACATTAATGGGCATCTAGGTCCAGAATTAGGTCACTTTAAAAGTTTTACATTTTCAGATTATAAAATTAATGCAAATGTAAATTTACCGCATGCATATACAACTGAAAATTACCTGTATAAGATAGTTTTAAAGGGTGACAAGGCTAAAGGGACAGAGGAGCGAACTATTAAAAGTAAAGGATGGAGCTTACCTATAAGCGCGAAACTACAGAGAGCAGAAACAAAGGTCAGTTGTGGTTGCTTCTCTTTCATAAATTTTAAAAGCTAA